One region of Dehalococcoidia bacterium genomic DNA includes:
- a CDS encoding N-acetyl-gamma-glutamyl-phosphate reductase — MNCAPWRVFVKAANSKNKNKTRVGIVNVTGYAGVELARLLSRHPGVELVSLSGRSAAGKKLGEVFPHLADLDLKITAELGEVDFAFSALPHKESAPVVAKLIAGGVKVVDISADFRLRDAALYQEWYNFSHPAKQLLKEAVYGLPELYRKDIARARLVANPGCYPTSAILALAPVMKAGLIGSHVIIDSKSGISGSGRSLNLSTHYAEANEDVTAYALEGHRHLPEMEQELARFMHGARPVLTFVPHLIPMTRGILTTAYAPLSGRLEASKDGMAELKVLFQDFYKDEPFVRISPAPPHSKHTWGSNMCLIHPTIDVRSGRVIVISAIDNLVKGAAGQAVQNMNIMLGLPETMGLEAAAVYP, encoded by the coding sequence ATGAATTGCGCGCCATGGAGGGTATTTGTGAAAGCTGCAAACTCGAAGAATAAAAATAAGACCAGGGTCGGCATCGTCAACGTGACGGGATACGCCGGAGTGGAACTGGCGCGATTATTGAGCCGCCATCCGGGCGTCGAGCTGGTTTCCCTGAGCGGCAGGAGCGCCGCAGGTAAAAAACTGGGCGAGGTATTTCCACACCTGGCGGACCTGGACCTGAAAATAACCGCCGAGCTCGGAGAGGTGGATTTCGCCTTTTCGGCCCTGCCGCACAAGGAGAGCGCCCCGGTGGTAGCCAAACTTATCGCCGGCGGCGTGAAGGTGGTGGATATCAGCGCGGATTTCCGCCTCAGGGACGCCGCTCTTTACCAGGAGTGGTATAACTTCAGCCACCCGGCGAAGCAACTGCTTAAAGAGGCGGTCTACGGCCTGCCCGAGCTGTACCGTAAAGACATCGCCAGAGCGCGCCTGGTAGCCAACCCGGGCTGTTACCCCACCAGCGCCATACTCGCCTTAGCTCCGGTTATGAAGGCGGGCTTAATCGGCAGCCACGTCATCATCGACAGCAAGTCCGGCATTTCGGGTTCGGGGCGCTCACTGAACCTTTCCACTCACTATGCGGAGGCTAACGAGGATGTCACGGCCTATGCCCTGGAAGGCCATCGCCACCTGCCGGAAATGGAGCAGGAGCTGGCGCGCTTCATGCATGGAGCCCGGCCTGTGTTGACCTTCGTGCCGCACCTCATCCCCATGACGCGCGGCATATTGACGACGGCCTATGCCCCGCTTTCCGGCAGGCTGGAAGCCAGCAAGGACGGCATGGCAGAACTCAAGGTGCTTTTCCAGGATTTCTATAAGGATGAGCCCTTCGTGCGCATTTCACCGGCGCCGCCGCACTCCAAGCACACCTGGGGCTCCAATATGTGCCTCATTCATCCGACCATAGACGTGAGGAGCGGGCGCGTAATAGTCATCAGCGCCATCGATAACCTGGTCAAGGGAGCGGCGGGGCAGGCCGTCCAGAACATGAATATCATGCTTGGACTGCCAGAAACGATGGGGCTGGAGGCGGCAGCCGTCTATCCGTAA